The Bacteroidales bacterium genome includes the window TTATATATTGATAATATACATATTCAAATATACCGCTTATAAGTGCTGAATAAAAATATAGTGCAATACCAAAGAACCACAACTTACCAAAAATTACAGTACCAGTTTTATCTCTATATGATTTAACTAAAAAATATACTACTATTGGCACAGCAACCACTAATGCCATAGATAACATATTTAATATTGAAGATGTTTGAGAGAATGAGGTTAATACAAATTTAATTATTAAAATAAGTCCGAAGTATAAACCATACTCCATTGCATATTGATTTAATCCTTTTGTTTGGTTTTGTTCCATTTTTTAATAATAGTTCTAATATTTAACCATATTACATATCTTGCAAAGTTACTATTTTTAGTTTAAAATATTACTATATTATTATCATAAAGAGCAAAAAAGGAGAGATATTTACCAGTTAAATAGCAAACAAAAAATATTAGAGATAAAATATTCAAAATTTATTACCCTATAAATGAGATAGATATAAATTTATTAAATAAAAATTGATTAAAATGTTGCGAGATTTAAGAAATTGTTCTACTTTTGCAGTCGGGTAAGTCCTCCACGGTCAGCTCCTTGCGAACCCCCCCAGGGCTTGACCGCAGCAAGGGTAGCCGGTTGTAGCGACGCGATGAAGTTTGCTTACCCATTTGCCTCTTTAGCTCAGTTGGCCAGAGCACGTGATTTGTAATCTCGGGGTCGTTGGTTCGAATCCGACAAGAGGCTCAAAAAAGGCGCAATAACGATTGCCCCAATAAACAACAAACTCTACAAGAGTTTTTTAATTTGAAATATTTTTGCCTCTTTAGCTCAGTTGGCCAGAGCACGTGATTTGTAATCTCGGGGTCGTTGGTTCGAATCCGACAAGAGGCTCAAAAGTTTCAGAAGAGAAGATAAAGCAATTTATCTTCTCTTTTTTTTATTGTAACAATATAATTATTATATCTTTACTTCAATTATATC containing:
- a CDS encoding DUF4199 domain-containing protein, which gives rise to MEQNQTKGLNQYAMEYGLYFGLILIIKFVLTSFSQTSSILNMLSMALVVAVPIVVYFLVKSYRDKTGTVIFGKLWFFGIALYFYSALISGIFEYVYYQYINPEYLYTMQESISTLAKELLSANNAQSIDDLDALIGENGIMSSIQIVYNGILGMLMLGSIYSLILALLLRRSQAVK